From a region of the Mycolicibacterium sp. MU0050 genome:
- a CDS encoding RND family transporter produces MTSGTETQRASRPRIASFIRAFSPLIILGWLALAVLATVAVPPLEVVEREYAVSLVPTESPAVKASIRMGEVFEEPSAQSVTVIVLEGQEPLGAEAHEYYDEIIRQLEDTPEHVQFVRDFWGDPLTAGAAQSVDGKAVFVQVNLAGEFGEADSNEAVRAVQDIIERTPAPPGIETFLTGPAAIAADAGESGAATVLLFTLVTIAVIFLMLIFFYRSFILVVVLLFAVLVELQVARGLVAWLGMHGYVGLTTFVVNLLVSVGIAAGTDYGIFFFGRYQEARQQGEDRESAYYTAFSGVAKVVLASGVTIAGAIACLSFTRLPHFQPLGIPGALGILVAVAVALTLVPATIALGSRFGLYEPKRSVMTRRWRRIGTAIVRWPGPILIATLALALIGLLTLPGYKPSYSDQDFIPDSIPAARGYEAAARHFPASVMAVPEVLMIEADRDMRNPTDLLVLNKLAKAIFEVPGIANVQSVTRPEGTQLEDTTIPYMISMSNASQRLALPFQQARMNDMRKQADEMAETIALMKRMYALMQEMVSTTQRMVETTHELQDTTTELRDHIANFDDFFRPIRNYFYWEPHCYNIPVCWSLRGIFEALDGVDEVSGTMEEMVKDLDKMALLMPQMLLQFPPMIASMESSRTMMLTMFSTMSGILGQMDDSGDTATAMAKAFNSSNNDDSFYLPPEVIESPQFQRVMDIFLSPDGKSARMLITQRGDPATTEGMALVDPVKIAAEEALKGTPLESSEIYLTGTAASVKDLVEGSVYDLLIALVSAICLIFMIMVLMTRSIIAAMVIVGTVVLSLGASFGLSVLVWQHILGIQLHWVVLAMSVIVLLAVGSDYNLMLVSRMRDEVGAGLKTGLIRAMGGTGRVVTMAGLVFAATMASLIVSDLLMLGQVGTTIGLGLLFDAMVVRAFMTPSIAALLGRWFWWPQRVRPRPASTMLRSTGPRPLVRSLLMRD; encoded by the coding sequence ATGACCAGCGGGACCGAGACGCAGCGGGCATCTCGGCCGCGCATCGCGTCCTTCATCCGCGCCTTCTCCCCGCTGATCATTCTCGGGTGGTTGGCGCTGGCCGTCCTCGCCACGGTGGCGGTGCCTCCCCTGGAGGTGGTGGAACGCGAGTACGCCGTCTCATTGGTGCCCACGGAGTCGCCGGCCGTCAAGGCGTCGATCCGCATGGGCGAGGTCTTTGAGGAGCCCAGCGCGCAGAGCGTGACGGTCATCGTCCTCGAGGGCCAGGAGCCACTCGGCGCCGAGGCCCACGAGTACTACGACGAGATCATTCGCCAGCTCGAGGACACTCCCGAGCACGTGCAATTCGTCCGGGATTTCTGGGGGGATCCGCTCACCGCCGGTGCCGCGCAGAGCGTCGACGGCAAGGCCGTTTTCGTGCAGGTCAACCTAGCGGGAGAGTTCGGTGAGGCCGACTCGAACGAGGCTGTGCGGGCGGTGCAAGACATCATCGAACGCACCCCGGCCCCTCCGGGCATCGAGACTTTCCTGACCGGTCCGGCGGCCATCGCCGCGGATGCGGGTGAGAGTGGCGCCGCGACAGTCCTGCTCTTCACGCTGGTGACCATCGCGGTGATCTTCTTGATGCTCATCTTCTTCTACCGCTCCTTCATTCTGGTCGTGGTGCTGCTGTTCGCGGTGCTCGTCGAATTGCAGGTGGCGCGCGGTCTCGTCGCGTGGCTCGGCATGCATGGCTACGTCGGCCTGACGACATTTGTGGTCAACCTGCTGGTCTCGGTGGGCATCGCGGCGGGAACCGATTACGGGATCTTCTTCTTCGGGCGATATCAGGAGGCGCGACAGCAGGGCGAGGACCGCGAAAGCGCGTACTACACCGCCTTCAGCGGCGTCGCCAAGGTGGTCCTGGCCTCCGGCGTGACCATCGCCGGAGCCATTGCCTGCCTGAGCTTTACCCGACTGCCCCATTTCCAGCCCTTGGGTATACCGGGCGCGCTGGGCATCTTGGTGGCCGTGGCGGTGGCGCTGACCCTGGTGCCGGCCACCATCGCCCTGGGCAGCCGCTTCGGCCTGTACGAACCCAAGCGAAGCGTGATGACGCGGCGATGGCGGCGCATCGGCACCGCCATCGTCCGATGGCCGGGTCCCATCCTCATCGCAACGTTGGCGCTGGCGTTGATCGGCCTCCTGACGCTGCCCGGCTACAAACCGAGCTACAGCGACCAGGACTTCATTCCCGACAGCATTCCTGCAGCCCGCGGATACGAAGCTGCCGCAAGGCACTTCCCCGCATCGGTCATGGCGGTTCCCGAAGTTCTGATGATCGAGGCCGACCGCGACATGCGGAACCCAACGGACCTGCTGGTCTTGAACAAGCTGGCCAAGGCCATCTTCGAGGTGCCGGGCATTGCCAACGTGCAGTCGGTGACGCGGCCGGAGGGCACGCAGCTCGAGGACACGACCATTCCCTACATGATCAGCATGTCGAATGCCAGTCAGCGCCTTGCGCTTCCGTTCCAACAGGCGCGCATGAACGACATGCGCAAGCAGGCCGACGAGATGGCGGAGACCATCGCGCTCATGAAGCGCATGTACGCGCTGATGCAAGAGATGGTGAGCACCACGCAGCGGATGGTCGAGACCACGCACGAGCTCCAGGACACCACCACAGAATTGCGCGACCATATCGCGAACTTCGATGACTTCTTCCGGCCGATCCGCAATTACTTTTATTGGGAACCGCACTGTTACAACATCCCCGTGTGTTGGTCGCTGCGAGGCATTTTCGAGGCGCTCGACGGCGTTGACGAGGTCAGCGGCACCATGGAAGAGATGGTGAAAGACCTCGACAAGATGGCGCTGCTGATGCCGCAGATGCTGCTGCAGTTCCCACCGATGATTGCGTCAATGGAGTCGAGCCGCACCATGATGCTGACGATGTTCAGCACCATGTCCGGGATCTTGGGCCAGATGGACGATTCCGGTGATACGGCGACGGCGATGGCGAAGGCGTTCAACTCGTCTAACAATGACGACTCCTTTTACCTACCACCGGAGGTAATCGAATCCCCGCAGTTCCAACGCGTCATGGACATCTTCCTGTCGCCCGACGGCAAGTCCGCGCGCATGCTGATCACCCAGCGCGGCGATCCGGCGACCACCGAAGGCATGGCACTGGTCGACCCGGTCAAGATCGCAGCGGAGGAGGCGCTCAAGGGGACCCCGCTGGAAAGCTCGGAGATCTACCTCACCGGTACCGCCGCCTCCGTGAAGGACCTCGTTGAGGGCTCCGTCTACGACCTGCTGATCGCCCTGGTCTCCGCGATCTGCCTGATCTTCATGATCATGGTGCTGATGACCCGCAGCATCATCGCCGCGATGGTCATCGTCGGCACGGTGGTGCTCTCACTCGGGGCGTCCTTCGGGCTGTCGGTGCTGGTGTGGCAGCACATCCTCGGTATCCAGTTGCACTGGGTGGTGCTCGCCATGTCGGTCATCGTCTTGTTGGCGGTGGGCTCCGACTACAACTTGATGCTGGTCTCCCGCATGAGGGACGAAGTGGGCGCCGGCTTGAAGACCGGACTGATCCGGGCCATGGGAGGTACGGGCAGGGTCGTCACCATGGCGGGGTTGGTGTTCGCCGCCACCATGGCCTCCCTGATCGTCAGCGACCTGCTGATGCTCGGTCAGGTGGGTACCACGATCGGCCTCGGCCTGCTGTTCGACGCCATGGTGGTCCGTGCGTTCATGACTCCGTCGATTGCCGCCCTGTTGGGTCGCTGGTTCTGGTGGCCGCAGCGGGTTCGTCCCCGGCCGGCCAGCACCATGCTCCGATCGACCGGACCTCGCCCCCTTGTGCGGTCGCTGCTTATGAGGGACTAG
- a CDS encoding MmpS family transport accessory protein produces the protein MKRLWIPLLALVVFSAGGFTVSRLHGIFGSEDRPTYASSEQAQTEAFKPKKLTYEVFGSPGAVANISYFDAETDPQFVENVSLPWSMQFEVYQTTTIGSIMAQGDGSTIGCRISVDDELKEEKVSNQVNAFTSCLLQAA, from the coding sequence CTGAAGCGGCTGTGGATACCGCTGCTGGCGCTCGTGGTTTTCAGTGCCGGCGGTTTCACCGTGTCGAGGCTGCATGGCATTTTCGGTTCGGAGGACCGGCCCACATATGCGTCGTCGGAACAGGCCCAGACCGAAGCGTTCAAACCGAAGAAATTGACCTACGAGGTGTTCGGGTCTCCGGGAGCCGTAGCCAATATCAGCTATTTCGACGCGGAGACAGATCCGCAATTCGTCGAGAACGTCAGCCTGCCGTGGAGCATGCAATTCGAGGTCTACCAGACGACCACGATCGGCAGCATCATGGCGCAGGGGGACGGTAGCACCATCGGGTGCCGGATCAGTGTCGATGACGAACTCAAGGAGGAGAAGGTGTCCAACCAGGTGAACGCCTTCACCTCCTGCCTGTTGCAGGCCGCATGA
- a CDS encoding class I SAM-dependent methyltransferase — MDHPDGDRIDANTLTGVSETALLTLYGRAHQAGHRDAIIDDPMAIRLVEAIDFDFEKFGRKGQEMALRSLAFDRAALSYLSQHPAATVVALAEGLQTSFWRLTEVRPELEFSWLTVDFQPIIDLRQRLLPHSPRIRTLAQSALDYSWIDQVDTSNGVFITAEGLLMYLQPDESMGLIRECARRFPGGQMIFDLPPVLVKKLAPKGVRSSRRYRVPPMPFSLTPAQLADLANTVPGIRAVHDLPMPRGRGWAFEKLFPAFWQWKPTKQWRGAYTLLEFG, encoded by the coding sequence GTGGACCACCCCGACGGCGATCGCATCGACGCCAACACCCTGACCGGCGTCTCCGAGACCGCGCTGCTGACGCTGTACGGCCGCGCCCATCAGGCCGGCCACCGGGACGCCATCATCGATGACCCGATGGCCATCCGACTGGTCGAGGCCATCGACTTCGATTTCGAGAAGTTCGGCCGCAAGGGCCAGGAGATGGCGCTGCGCTCGCTGGCGTTCGACCGCGCCGCGCTCAGTTACCTGTCGCAGCATCCCGCAGCTACAGTCGTGGCGCTTGCCGAAGGTCTGCAGACCAGTTTCTGGCGCCTCACCGAGGTGCGTCCCGAACTCGAGTTTTCCTGGCTCACGGTCGATTTCCAGCCCATCATCGATCTCCGGCAACGCTTGCTACCGCATTCTCCGCGAATTCGAACGCTGGCGCAGTCGGCGTTGGATTACTCGTGGATCGATCAGGTGGACACCAGCAACGGTGTGTTCATCACGGCCGAAGGCCTGTTGATGTATCTGCAGCCCGACGAGTCCATGGGGCTGATCCGGGAGTGCGCCCGCCGGTTCCCGGGTGGTCAGATGATTTTCGACCTGCCGCCGGTGCTGGTGAAGAAACTTGCCCCGAAGGGCGTCCGCTCCTCACGCCGCTACCGGGTCCCCCCGATGCCGTTCAGCCTCACGCCCGCGCAGCTGGCGGACTTGGCCAACACCGTCCCCGGGATCCGCGCGGTCCACGACCTGCCGATGCCGCGTGGGCGCGGCTGGGCATTCGAAAAGCTGTTCCCCGCGTTCTGGCAGTGGAAGCCCACCAAGCAGTGGCGCGGCGCCTACACCTTGCTGGAGTTCGGTTGA
- a CDS encoding cytochrome P450, with product MTDLASVDYFSDPEISQDPYAYWDHLREQGPVFREPHYGVVAVTGYQEVMTAFKDHDSFSAVNAIGGPFPPLPFEPEGDDITEQIEAHRHLFPIHEHMVVMDPPAHERARSLLNKLLTPRRLKENEEYMWQLVDNQLDQIMDPSGADGKCEFLSEYAKPFATSAIIDLLGVPDEDRPEFLAALGAEQPSGTRVGALDGEPVGLDPLQYLDDKFAGYLAERRREPREDVLSGMATAVYPDGSTPELMEVVKPATFLFAAGQETVTKLLSAAVQTLGDRPDYQQMLRENPDKIPTFIEESLRMHSPTKVDFRLVRKTTTLGGVHLPAGTIVMLCLGAANRDPRKFEDPHEFRPERKNVREHIAFGRGIHTCAGAPLARVEGQITVRRMLERMSDIRIDEEFHGPAGNRRFAYDPTFLLRGLTQLRIEWTPAAGK from the coding sequence AGCCAGGACCCCTACGCGTATTGGGACCACCTCCGTGAGCAGGGGCCGGTATTCCGCGAGCCGCATTACGGCGTCGTCGCGGTGACCGGCTACCAGGAGGTGATGACCGCGTTCAAGGACCACGATTCGTTCTCCGCGGTCAACGCCATCGGCGGACCGTTCCCGCCGTTGCCCTTCGAACCCGAGGGCGACGACATCACCGAGCAGATCGAGGCCCACCGGCACCTGTTCCCCATCCACGAGCACATGGTGGTCATGGACCCACCGGCCCACGAGCGGGCACGGTCGCTGCTGAACAAGCTGTTGACGCCGCGACGCCTCAAGGAGAACGAGGAGTACATGTGGCAGCTGGTCGACAACCAGCTCGACCAGATCATGGATCCCTCGGGTGCCGACGGGAAGTGCGAGTTCCTCTCCGAGTACGCGAAACCCTTTGCCACCTCGGCGATCATCGATCTACTCGGTGTTCCCGACGAGGACCGCCCGGAGTTCCTCGCCGCACTGGGCGCCGAACAACCCAGCGGCACCCGGGTGGGCGCCCTCGACGGTGAGCCGGTGGGTCTGGACCCCCTGCAGTACCTGGACGACAAGTTTGCCGGGTACCTCGCCGAGCGCCGCCGCGAACCGCGTGAGGACGTGCTGTCCGGGATGGCCACCGCGGTGTACCCCGACGGCTCGACGCCAGAGTTGATGGAGGTGGTCAAGCCGGCGACGTTCCTGTTCGCCGCCGGACAGGAGACGGTGACCAAGCTTCTCAGCGCGGCGGTGCAAACACTCGGGGACCGCCCGGACTATCAGCAGATGCTGCGGGAAAACCCGGACAAGATACCGACTTTCATCGAGGAGTCGCTGCGCATGCATTCGCCCACCAAGGTGGATTTCCGGCTGGTCCGCAAGACCACCACCCTGGGCGGGGTGCATCTGCCGGCCGGCACCATCGTGATGCTGTGCCTGGGAGCGGCCAACCGGGACCCACGCAAGTTCGAGGACCCCCACGAATTCCGTCCGGAACGCAAGAACGTGCGCGAGCACATCGCGTTCGGCCGCGGCATCCACACCTGCGCGGGTGCACCGTTGGCGCGCGTGGAGGGTCAGATCACCGTGCGCCGTATGTTGGAGCGCATGAGCGACATTCGCATCGATGAGGAGTTCCACGGTCCCGCAGGCAATCGCCGTTTCGCCTACGACCCGACCTTCCTGCTGCGGGGTCTGACCCAACTGCGGATCGAGTGGACCCCGGCGGCCGGCAAGTGA
- a CDS encoding SDR family NAD(P)-dependent oxidoreductase, with translation MRGRRALVTGAGQGIGRGLALAFGAAGAEVLVNDLRPERCEQVVDEIRAAGGAATPVPFDVTEYDAVCTAVAAHGPADVLVNNAGNAGAEGFATRGRFAESEPADWEAFLRVNLYGVLHCTRAVLPAMVSNKWGRVLTVVSDAGRTGDPGGAVYGAAKAGAAGLTRTIAAENGRYNVTANNISLGTMRTPLTEPLWAEQADSPQAKAILQNYAIRRPGVPDDVTNLALLLASDQGSWITGQTICVNGGFSFAL, from the coding sequence TTGCGGGGCCGACGTGCCCTGGTGACCGGCGCCGGCCAGGGCATCGGCCGGGGGCTCGCGCTCGCGTTCGGTGCCGCGGGAGCCGAAGTCCTGGTCAATGACCTGCGTCCCGAACGTTGTGAGCAGGTGGTCGACGAGATCCGCGCCGCCGGGGGCGCGGCCACGCCGGTCCCGTTCGATGTGACCGAGTACGACGCGGTGTGCACCGCGGTTGCCGCGCACGGCCCGGCCGATGTCCTGGTCAACAACGCGGGGAACGCGGGCGCCGAGGGGTTCGCCACGCGTGGGCGTTTCGCGGAGTCCGAGCCGGCCGACTGGGAGGCGTTCCTGCGCGTCAATCTGTATGGCGTGCTGCACTGCACCCGGGCGGTCTTGCCGGCGATGGTGTCCAACAAGTGGGGACGGGTGCTCACCGTCGTCTCGGACGCCGGCCGGACCGGGGACCCCGGCGGCGCCGTCTACGGCGCGGCGAAGGCGGGGGCCGCCGGACTCACGCGAACGATCGCCGCGGAGAACGGTCGCTACAACGTCACCGCCAACAACATCTCGTTGGGCACCATGCGAACCCCGCTGACCGAACCGCTATGGGCCGAACAGGCCGATTCGCCTCAGGCGAAGGCGATCCTGCAGAACTACGCCATCCGCCGGCCGGGCGTGCCCGACGACGTGACCAACCTGGCCCTGCTACTCGCCAGCGACCAGGGGTCGTGGATCACCGGTCAAACCATCTGCGTCAACGGCGGATTCTCGTTCGCGCTCTGA